The following proteins are co-located in the Nitrospinota bacterium genome:
- a CDS encoding NADH-quinone oxidoreductase subunit I codes for MLQATIDGIKNLLIGMGVTFKNMLSTPVTLQYPEVKRTMPKRYRGRHFLNRDEDGLERCVGCSLCSINCPVGCIHVVAAENDPDNPVSKGERYAEVYEINLLRCIYCGYCEEACPVDAVVLREHYELADYDRDNYIAEKSDLLVYPEPNQFRVNVLGNTERVEK; via the coding sequence ATGTTGCAGGCAACTATTGATGGAATAAAAAACCTTTTAATAGGTATGGGGGTAACGTTCAAGAATATGCTGAGTACCCCGGTTACACTGCAGTACCCGGAAGTCAAGCGAACCATGCCGAAGCGTTATCGCGGCAGGCACTTCCTGAACCGTGATGAGGATGGGTTGGAACGGTGTGTGGGATGTTCTTTATGCTCTATCAATTGCCCGGTTGGTTGTATTCATGTTGTTGCGGCGGAGAACGACCCTGATAATCCTGTTTCCAAGGGTGAGCGGTACGCAGAGGTATATGAGATTAACCTGCTACGGTGCATTTACTGCGGCTATTGCGAGGAGGCATGCCCGGTTGATGCGGTGGTATTGCGCGAGCATTATGAGCTGGCTGATTATGATCGCGACAATTATATCGCCGAGAAAAGTGATCTTCTGGTTTACCCGGAGCCGAACCAGTTTCGTGTGAATGTTCTCGGTAATACCGAGCGGGTTGAAAAGTAA
- a CDS encoding NADH-quinone oxidoreductase subunit J — protein MATVFDFTRDAVIFVVGVTAVLASLGVIICSSPIYSALYLIGHMICLALLFLLYNAEFLAVVQIIVYAGAVMILFLFIIALLGGKKEVQENSFHRSMAIAFVFTLLGELYLSATVGPTKQVEGEVPVEMFGTAKAVGLELFSKHLVAFELASGLLLVAAVGVICLAKFSFAPLRRRAR, from the coding sequence ATCGCTACGGTATTTGACTTCACGCGTGATGCGGTGATATTTGTGGTTGGAGTGACGGCAGTTCTTGCCAGCCTCGGTGTCATTATATGCTCTTCGCCGATCTATAGCGCATTATACCTGATCGGTCATATGATTTGCCTTGCCCTCTTGTTCCTCCTTTATAACGCAGAGTTTCTGGCTGTAGTCCAGATTATTGTTTATGCCGGGGCGGTGATGATCCTGTTTTTGTTTATTATTGCGCTTCTTGGTGGAAAAAAAGAAGTTCAGGAAAACTCTTTTCACCGTTCAATGGCTATCGCTTTTGTTTTCACCCTGCTGGGGGAATTATATTTGTCTGCTACAGTCGGTCCGACCAAACAGGTTGAAGGTGAAGTTCCTGTCGAAATGTTTGGCACAGCCAAAGCTGTCGGCCTTGAATTGTTTTCAAAACATCTCGTAGCGTTTGAGTTGGCCTCTGGTCTGCTATTAGTCGCGGCGGTAGGTGTTATTTGTCTGGCAAAGTTTTCTTTTGCCCCCTTGAGGAGGCGAGCGAGGTAA
- the nuoK gene encoding NADH-quinone oxidoreductase subunit NuoK, protein MGEEFVLLISASIFCVGTAGFVIRKNPLIMFMSVELMLNSVNFLLVTYSSFLNSLDGQVFALMIMTVAAAEVVVGLAIILTIFRTRHEMDVDHIDVLKG, encoded by the coding sequence ATGGGTGAGGAATTTGTTTTATTGATCAGTGCTTCTATTTTCTGTGTCGGGACAGCTGGGTTTGTCATTCGCAAGAATCCCCTGATTATGTTCATGTCTGTTGAGCTGATGCTCAATTCGGTGAATTTTCTTCTGGTCACATATTCCAGTTTTTTGAACTCGCTGGATGGCCAGGTTTTTGCCCTGATGATCATGACAGTTGCCGCAGCGGAAGTGGTGGTGGGACTCGCTATCATTCTAACTATTTTTCGCACTCGTCACGAGATGGATGTTGACCATATCGATGTGTTGAAAGGATAA
- the nuoL gene encoding NADH-quinone oxidoreductase subunit L, which translates to MFASSWLILLFPLLGFIGLSWYGNRIPRKLAGIVGCGTVAASFFMTLVTLSNLLFLSPEERVGQVQVLYQWVSAGSFKLNMAILVDPLSVFMFLVVTGVGLVIHVYSMGYMHDDPEYSRFFSYLNLFIFSMLVLVASADFFFLIVGWALVGLASYLLIGFWREKTSAVYAARKAFVMNVIGDVGMVIAAFAIFESFGTLNFVDVFAAAPGMFRPNDDTILLITMLLLVGAFAKSAQLPLHTWLPDAMEGPTPVSALIHAATMVTAGVYLVARCHVLYELAPYTMYFIAGVGVITAIFAGSMALVQYDIKRVIAYSTMSQLGYMFLAMGIGVYSLGMFHLMTHAFFKALLFLAAGSVIHSLGGEQDIRKMGGLKDVMPLTHVTFLIGALALSGFPLTSGYYSKEAIILSSYHAEMGNFVFWAIAVLAAGMTAFYIFRVYFYTFIGGLRSPDAHPHESPLIMAAPLIILGALALFSGILGPWVDNFLSPVFGHAVEHHHDGALETIALIAGIGGIATAGLLYMVSQDRMSLIKEALAPLYDLLFHKYYVDEIYDFLIVRPTKAIGSFMEQKAEREGIDFVVDEVGLQVKEASHGISLWQSGKVRTYALNMVVGMVTILLFVVFL; encoded by the coding sequence TTGTTCGCAAGTAGTTGGCTTATACTTCTGTTTCCACTCCTGGGCTTTATAGGCCTGAGTTGGTACGGAAACCGCATTCCGAGGAAACTCGCTGGTATTGTGGGTTGTGGAACTGTGGCCGCCTCCTTCTTCATGACACTGGTGACTTTGAGCAACCTTTTGTTTTTATCACCTGAAGAAAGAGTTGGTCAGGTTCAGGTTCTGTATCAATGGGTATCTGCGGGTTCATTCAAGTTGAACATGGCTATTCTGGTCGACCCGTTATCGGTATTCATGTTTCTGGTTGTTACGGGTGTTGGTCTGGTGATCCATGTTTATTCCATGGGCTATATGCATGATGACCCTGAATATTCCCGTTTCTTCTCTTATTTAAACCTGTTTATTTTTTCCATGTTGGTGCTGGTTGCATCGGCGGACTTCTTTTTCCTGATTGTCGGCTGGGCTTTGGTGGGTCTTGCGTCGTATTTACTGATTGGTTTCTGGCGGGAAAAAACCAGTGCGGTTTATGCCGCCCGTAAGGCATTTGTCATGAATGTGATTGGTGATGTGGGAATGGTTATTGCCGCCTTTGCGATTTTCGAGTCGTTTGGAACTTTGAATTTTGTAGATGTGTTTGCTGCTGCACCCGGCATGTTCCGTCCGAATGACGATACCATTCTGTTGATCACCATGTTGTTGCTGGTGGGGGCGTTTGCGAAATCTGCGCAATTGCCGTTGCATACATGGTTGCCAGATGCGATGGAAGGTCCGACCCCTGTCAGTGCGCTGATCCATGCTGCAACGATGGTAACGGCGGGAGTTTATCTGGTGGCACGTTGCCACGTTCTGTATGAACTGGCTCCCTATACCATGTATTTCATTGCCGGAGTGGGAGTCATAACAGCAATTTTTGCCGGGTCGATGGCATTGGTTCAATATGACATCAAGCGTGTTATAGCCTATTCAACCATGAGTCAGTTAGGATATATGTTCCTCGCTATGGGTATCGGCGTTTACAGCCTCGGTATGTTTCATTTGATGACCCACGCTTTTTTCAAAGCTCTTCTCTTTCTCGCAGCAGGAAGTGTGATTCATTCGCTGGGCGGGGAACAGGATATTCGCAAGATGGGTGGATTGAAAGATGTAATGCCATTGACCCATGTGACTTTTTTAATAGGTGCCCTGGCCTTATCAGGGTTTCCATTGACCAGTGGCTATTATAGTAAAGAAGCGATCATTCTAAGTTCTTACCATGCTGAGATGGGGAACTTTGTTTTCTGGGCTATTGCGGTACTGGCTGCAGGGATGACAGCATTTTATATTTTCCGGGTTTATTTTTATACCTTTATAGGCGGTCTCCGCAGTCCGGATGCGCACCCGCATGAGTCGCCATTGATAATGGCTGCTCCGTTAATAATTCTGGGAGCATTGGCTTTATTCAGCGGTATATTGGGACCCTGGGTGGACAACTTTCTTTCCCCTGTGTTTGGCCACGCTGTTGAGCATCATCATGATGGCGCATTGGAAACCATAGCACTGATAGCAGGTATCGGGGGCATCGCGACGGCTGGTTTGTTGTATATGGTGAGTCAGGATCGGATGTCACTTATCAAAGAAGCCCTGGCCCCGCTTTATGACCTTTTATTCCATAAATATTATGTGGACGAGATTTATGATTTTCTGATCGTGCGTCCGACAAAAGCGATCGGTTCGTTTATGGAACAAAAAGCGGAACGTGAAGGGATTGACTTTGTTGTTGATGAGGTTGGTTTGCAGGTTAAAGAAGCAAGCCATGGAATCAGTCTCTGGCAGTCGGGGAAAGTTCGTACCTATGCGTTGAATATGGTTGTTGGCATGGTGACTATATTATTGTTTGTTGTATTTTTGTAA
- a CDS encoding NADH-quinone oxidoreductase subunit M has protein sequence MLSLIIFIPLIAAFGLLMVSRENIAAIKMVGMGAAGAVLVLSLWLLLSFDAANAEMQFVQTFHWVPALHINYLVGVDGISLWMVVLTAFLGFIATLFSFSQKEGLRNFVALMLALEAGTLGVFLALDTILFYVFWELMLVPTYFLIGIWGEGRRVYATMKFVIYTLVGSLLMLVAIISLTMIHYGATHEVTFDLRVLTHTHIDPATQMWMFFFFFMAFAVKVPVFPLHSWLPHTYVACPMPALILLTGAMSKTGAYGFLRFCLPLFPEGVESFAAFIGFLAASGMVYGAWIAIAQKDLKALVAYSSISHLGFIVIGIFASNGTGIEGSVLQMVNHGIIASALFLIVAFIEMRMGTRNLNELRGLSNAMPVLYGSFMLIMLAALGLPGLNGFVGEFMILVGVWTSTMFSGLSGVLVLMGGLSIVFASIYMLYMFQGSMQEKSDNLPDELVDIDKCEFKLILPACFLILLIGLYPKPFIDRISPSVESLLHLEKTVNLHAGEESHH, from the coding sequence ATGCTGTCTCTTATTATATTCATACCTCTCATCGCGGCCTTTGGACTTCTCATGGTTTCCAGAGAAAATATTGCCGCGATCAAGATGGTTGGAATGGGAGCGGCAGGGGCGGTCCTGGTTCTTTCCCTTTGGTTGCTCCTTTCGTTTGATGCTGCTAATGCTGAAATGCAGTTTGTCCAGACATTTCACTGGGTACCTGCTCTACATATCAATTACCTGGTCGGTGTGGATGGTATCAGCCTGTGGATGGTTGTGCTCACCGCTTTTTTAGGGTTCATAGCAACTCTATTTTCTTTCTCTCAAAAAGAAGGCCTCAGAAACTTTGTGGCTCTAATGCTGGCTCTTGAGGCAGGAACACTTGGTGTCTTTCTGGCACTTGACACCATTCTGTTTTATGTGTTCTGGGAACTTATGCTGGTGCCAACTTATTTTCTCATTGGCATATGGGGCGAAGGTCGAAGGGTCTATGCCACGATGAAGTTCGTGATCTATACCCTGGTGGGAAGCCTGCTGATGCTGGTTGCGATCATTTCCCTGACAATGATTCATTATGGAGCCACGCATGAAGTGACTTTTGATTTGCGTGTATTGACTCATACGCACATTGATCCCGCCACTCAAATGTGGATGTTCTTTTTCTTTTTTATGGCATTTGCTGTCAAAGTCCCGGTATTCCCTCTGCACAGCTGGTTGCCCCACACTTACGTGGCTTGTCCCATGCCTGCTTTGATTTTATTGACGGGAGCAATGTCCAAAACAGGGGCTTATGGGTTTCTGCGTTTTTGTTTGCCATTATTTCCTGAAGGAGTAGAAAGTTTTGCCGCGTTTATTGGGTTCCTGGCAGCTTCTGGAATGGTTTATGGCGCCTGGATTGCCATTGCACAAAAAGACCTGAAAGCTCTAGTGGCTTATTCCAGTATCAGCCATCTTGGGTTTATTGTGATCGGTATCTTCGCAAGTAATGGAACAGGAATTGAGGGCAGTGTTCTGCAAATGGTCAATCATGGCATCATTGCATCAGCTCTTTTTCTGATTGTTGCATTTATAGAAATGAGAATGGGAACCCGCAATTTGAATGAGCTTCGTGGCTTGAGTAATGCCATGCCGGTTTTGTATGGGAGTTTTATGCTGATCATGCTGGCTGCCCTTGGGCTTCCGGGATTGAACGGTTTTGTTGGAGAATTCATGATACTGGTGGGTGTCTGGACTTCTACCATGTTTTCAGGTTTATCGGGTGTTCTGGTATTGATGGGAGGGCTATCGATTGTCTTTGCCTCCATTTACATGTTGTATATGTTCCAGGGGTCGATGCAGGAAAAATCTGACAACCTCCCTGATGAATTGGTTGATATTGATAAATGTGAGTTCAAACTTATTTTACCCGCCTGTTTCCTCATTTTATTGATCGGTCTTTATCCCAAACCTTTTATTGACCGGATCTCTCCATCGGTAGAGTCGTTGCTGCATCTTGAAAAAACCGTTAATCTCCATGCAGGGGAAGAAAGCCACCATTAA
- the sfsA gene encoding DNA/RNA nuclease SfsA: MRFGKKIVDGIFLERPNRYLARVEVEGKEVLAHVPDPGRLPGLMLAGRKVRLIHQPGPKRKTEYTLVLVRHGSIWVSAFPVFANKLIQGALADRLLPFLRGYSEFFSEVKVNSSRFDFKLMFPKNHAFVEVKSVSFVENGLGKFPDAPTERGLKHVKELMEFCENGYRGAVVFVSQRSDTKSITCNDEIDPVFGEWLRKASDKGVELYGMNCRVTPTTISLNKAVEVVL, encoded by the coding sequence TTGAGATTTGGCAAGAAAATTGTTGACGGTATTTTTCTCGAACGGCCAAATCGCTATCTGGCTCGGGTAGAAGTAGAAGGTAAAGAAGTTCTTGCTCATGTTCCAGATCCGGGGCGTTTGCCGGGTTTAATGCTGGCTGGTAGAAAAGTTCGACTGATCCATCAACCCGGACCAAAACGTAAAACTGAGTACACACTGGTTCTGGTCAGGCATGGGTCCATATGGGTGTCAGCGTTTCCGGTTTTTGCCAATAAATTAATTCAGGGTGCTCTGGCGGATAGGTTGCTCCCTTTCCTGAGAGGTTATTCTGAATTTTTCAGCGAGGTGAAAGTAAATAGCAGTCGATTCGATTTTAAATTGATGTTTCCGAAAAACCATGCCTTTGTAGAAGTAAAATCGGTAAGTTTTGTAGAGAATGGGCTTGGCAAGTTTCCTGATGCACCAACGGAGAGGGGATTAAAACATGTTAAAGAGCTGATGGAATTTTGTGAGAATGGCTATCGTGGAGCTGTGGTGTTTGTTTCACAAAGGTCAGACACAAAGTCTATCACTTGTAATGATGAAATTGACCCTGTATTTGGAGAATGGCTTCGGAAAGCGAGTGATAAAGGGGTGGAGCTTTATGGGATGAATTGTAGGGTAACACCAACAACGATCTCCTTAAACAAGGCTGTAGAAGTTGTTCTGTAA
- a CDS encoding class I SAM-dependent methyltransferase, which produces MVKQKVAGRNRRIKSGSAPGKKTKKKDLTLWDQASRWYDSLVGSQGTDFQKDIIMPGVLRLLEVSKKDRVLDLACGQGVFSRYLSGKGIQVEGLDSSAELLKFARSRSTASVRYRVGDASDPKNFKANSFDGIACLMAIQNIEKMDQVFSCVCQWLKPGKCFVMVMTHPCFRMPRQSHWGWDEDKKMEYRRVDHYMTETNVPILTPPFADSKSFTLTYHRPMQSYISALAQAGLCVDGMEEWISNKKSQPGKRAKAENRARKEIPLFLAVRARLIN; this is translated from the coding sequence ATGGTGAAACAAAAAGTGGCTGGCAGAAATAGAAGAATAAAGAGTGGGTCGGCACCGGGGAAGAAGACTAAGAAGAAAGATTTGACGCTTTGGGATCAGGCATCCCGCTGGTATGACTCTTTAGTTGGCAGCCAGGGCACGGATTTTCAAAAAGATATCATCATGCCTGGTGTACTGCGCTTGCTGGAAGTGAGCAAGAAGGATCGTGTGCTGGACCTGGCTTGCGGGCAGGGAGTTTTTTCCCGTTATTTATCCGGTAAAGGTATTCAGGTTGAGGGGTTGGATTCCTCAGCTGAATTGTTGAAGTTTGCCAGGTCTCGTTCGACTGCATCTGTCCGCTACCGCGTTGGGGATGCGAGCGATCCGAAAAACTTTAAAGCAAACAGCTTCGATGGCATTGCTTGCCTGATGGCTATACAAAATATCGAAAAGATGGATCAGGTATTCAGTTGTGTGTGCCAGTGGTTAAAGCCGGGTAAGTGCTTTGTGATGGTGATGACGCACCCTTGTTTTCGTATGCCCAGACAATCTCACTGGGGGTGGGATGAGGATAAAAAAATGGAATACAGACGGGTTGATCATTATATGACGGAAACCAATGTGCCAATACTTACCCCTCCCTTTGCCGATTCCAAATCATTCACCCTCACCTATCATCGCCCAATGCAGAGTTATATTTCAGCATTGGCACAGGCCGGCCTTTGTGTCGATGGAATGGAGGAGTGGATTTCGAACAAAAAAAGTCAGCCGGGAAAAAGAGCGAAAGCTGAAAACAGAGCACGAAAAGAAATCCCTTTATTTTTGGCTGTAAGAGCCCGATTAATAAATTGA
- the tgt gene encoding tRNA guanosine(34) transglycosylase Tgt gives MIEFKILKKHSHSSARLGVLTTPRGEINTPCFMPVGTQATVKALTREDLESCGSQIILGNTYHLYLRPGHELIRSLGGLHKFMNWPHPVLTDSGGFQVFSLNELAKITEDGVTFQSHLDGSSHFISPERSIEIQQALGADIIMAFDEPTPHTADINQTMKSLELTTRWAQRCKNAIHSDKQALFGIVQGGMFTDLRTTSAEQIIEIDFPGYAIGGLSVGEEKSMMYDITAHTAPLLPDDKPRYLMGVGTPEDLMQCSSMGVDMFDCVMPTRNARNGSLFVKGGKINIKNAQYSMDSDPIDPDCTCYTCKNYSRAYLRHLMMAGEILAMRLLSLHNSAFYQQWMLSIRKAIEDDTPFSMG, from the coding sequence GTGATCGAGTTTAAAATACTAAAGAAGCATAGCCATTCTTCCGCAAGACTTGGAGTTTTAACAACACCCCGTGGGGAAATAAATACCCCCTGCTTTATGCCTGTCGGAACCCAGGCTACTGTTAAAGCTTTAACCAGGGAGGACCTTGAGTCTTGCGGGTCACAAATCATACTTGGGAACACTTACCATCTATACCTCAGGCCTGGACACGAGCTGATCCGCTCACTTGGCGGACTACATAAATTCATGAACTGGCCTCACCCTGTCCTTACCGATAGCGGGGGATTCCAAGTTTTCAGTCTCAACGAACTCGCCAAAATCACCGAGGATGGTGTAACTTTTCAATCACACCTTGACGGTTCTTCTCACTTCATTTCTCCAGAACGTTCCATTGAGATTCAGCAGGCGCTGGGTGCAGATATTATCATGGCTTTCGATGAACCAACTCCGCATACTGCAGACATTAACCAGACAATGAAGTCATTAGAACTAACAACACGCTGGGCCCAGAGGTGCAAAAATGCAATCCATTCGGACAAACAAGCTTTGTTTGGAATTGTTCAAGGCGGAATGTTTACAGACCTGAGAACAACAAGCGCAGAACAAATAATCGAAATAGATTTCCCAGGTTATGCAATTGGTGGGCTGAGCGTTGGAGAAGAAAAGAGCATGATGTATGACATTACAGCCCATACTGCTCCTCTTCTTCCCGATGACAAACCACGCTACCTGATGGGCGTTGGTACGCCTGAAGATCTCATGCAATGCAGTTCCATGGGCGTGGATATGTTCGACTGTGTCATGCCCACTCGTAACGCAAGAAACGGCTCCCTGTTTGTAAAAGGAGGGAAAATCAACATTAAAAATGCACAGTACAGCATGGACTCAGACCCCATAGATCCAGACTGCACCTGCTACACCTGTAAAAATTATTCTAGAGCCTATCTCAGACACCTGATGATGGCAGGAGAAATTCTGGCAATGCGACTGCTCAGTCTCCATAACTCAGCATTCTATCAACAGTGGATGCTTAGCATTCGAAAAGCCATTGAAGACGACACACCATTCAGTATGGGTTGA
- the argF gene encoding ornithine carbamoyltransferase: protein MKKDLLAINDFTQKEILELFEESDDLKKKRQKGIEHLPLKGQTLGMIFNKHSTRTRISFEVGMFELGGHALFLTGDQLQLKRGETLRDSAQVLSRYLNGILIRTFDHNEVIALAEHSSIPVINGLTDLNHPVQVLSDIFTIKEKLGGIEGVKVAYVGDGNNVTYSWMMGATIMGMDLSVACPSNFQPEPIPALDGSGQVKIIEDPFEAVENADVIYTDVWVSMGQEEDTENKKKQLLPYQINQKLVDAAKENVLVMHCLPAHREMEITSEVLDGKNSIVFDQAENRLHVQKAILKALLLQ from the coding sequence ATGAAAAAAGATCTATTAGCCATCAATGACTTCACACAAAAAGAAATTCTCGAATTGTTTGAAGAATCTGACGACCTGAAAAAGAAACGCCAGAAAGGCATCGAACATCTGCCTTTAAAAGGACAAACTCTCGGAATGATTTTTAACAAGCATTCCACACGCACTCGCATATCTTTTGAAGTCGGAATGTTTGAGCTTGGTGGACACGCATTGTTCTTAACCGGAGACCAGCTGCAATTGAAACGTGGCGAAACCCTCAGGGATTCAGCCCAGGTGCTTTCCCGCTACTTGAACGGAATCTTGATCAGGACCTTCGATCATAATGAAGTGATCGCGCTCGCCGAGCATTCATCGATACCCGTTATCAATGGACTGACAGACTTGAACCACCCTGTTCAGGTTCTTTCGGATATTTTCACCATCAAAGAAAAACTTGGAGGCATAGAAGGCGTGAAGGTTGCTTACGTGGGTGACGGCAATAATGTCACTTATTCCTGGATGATGGGAGCTACAATAATGGGAATGGATCTATCGGTGGCCTGCCCATCAAATTTTCAGCCCGAACCAATTCCCGCACTTGATGGAAGTGGTCAGGTAAAAATTATTGAAGACCCTTTTGAAGCGGTAGAAAATGCAGATGTCATTTATACTGACGTTTGGGTGAGCATGGGACAGGAAGAAGACACTGAAAATAAAAAGAAACAGCTTCTTCCCTACCAGATAAACCAGAAACTGGTCGATGCGGCAAAAGAAAACGTTCTCGTAATGCACTGTCTTCCAGCTCACCGGGAAATGGAGATTACATCCGAAGTGTTGGATGGAAAAAACTCAATTGTTTTTGACCAGGCTGAGAACCGACTTCATGTGCAGAAAGCCATTCTTAAAGCCTTGTTGTTACAGTAA
- a CDS encoding aspartate aminotransferase family protein has product MNKSIIQLTEKHVAGTYGRYPIALVKGKGAKVWDKSGKQYIDFVSGLAVDNLGHCHPAVVSAIKKQAETLIHVSNLYHIEPQSRLAEKLTSLSFADKVFFCNSGTEANEGAIKLARRYFFDKGQKERTEIITMNNSFHGRTLGSLSATAQKKFHAGFKPLLPGFKYIPFNDLPSARKAITKKTCAILVEPMQGEGGVNIPDPSYLKGLKKLCKEHDMLLIFDEVQTGFGRTGKLFAYELYRVKPDIMTLAKALGGGVAIGALAGTNQVMKSFVPGTHAATFGGNPIACSAALASLKVLTGKNFLDKTNATGNYFLQRLKEISKNNPVVREVRGKGMFLALELKKPGGNIVNECMERGYLINCIQQNVLRFLPPLNISRKDIDGMIAVLSDSLSKLK; this is encoded by the coding sequence ATGAACAAAAGCATTATCCAGCTTACGGAAAAACACGTTGCCGGAACTTACGGACGTTACCCGATAGCCCTGGTAAAGGGAAAAGGCGCCAAAGTCTGGGACAAATCGGGAAAACAATACATTGATTTTGTCAGCGGCCTTGCTGTTGACAACCTCGGGCATTGTCACCCTGCTGTGGTATCGGCCATAAAAAAACAGGCCGAAACGCTGATCCACGTTTCCAATTTATACCATATCGAACCACAATCCCGGCTGGCAGAGAAACTAACATCTCTGAGCTTTGCCGATAAAGTTTTTTTCTGCAATAGTGGAACAGAAGCAAATGAAGGGGCAATAAAACTTGCTCGCAGGTATTTTTTCGATAAAGGGCAAAAAGAGCGGACAGAAATCATCACCATGAACAACTCATTTCATGGGCGTACCCTTGGGTCACTCTCTGCTACGGCTCAGAAAAAATTCCATGCTGGATTTAAACCGCTCTTACCTGGGTTCAAATACATTCCTTTTAACGATTTACCATCAGCCCGCAAAGCAATTACTAAAAAAACCTGTGCCATCCTGGTTGAACCCATGCAAGGTGAAGGAGGAGTGAATATTCCCGATCCCTCTTATTTGAAGGGACTGAAAAAACTCTGCAAAGAACATGACATGCTCCTGATTTTTGATGAAGTGCAAACGGGCTTTGGCCGAACGGGAAAGCTGTTTGCATATGAGCTTTACAGGGTCAAGCCAGATATCATGACCCTCGCAAAAGCTTTAGGAGGAGGCGTTGCCATAGGAGCGCTGGCAGGCACTAATCAGGTTATGAAATCTTTTGTCCCCGGCACTCATGCGGCAACCTTTGGCGGTAACCCAATAGCCTGTTCCGCAGCTCTTGCCTCTTTAAAAGTTCTGACTGGAAAAAACTTTCTGGACAAAACCAACGCCACTGGAAATTATTTTTTACAACGCTTAAAAGAAATCTCTAAAAACAATCCCGTGGTCAGGGAAGTTCGTGGCAAGGGAATGTTTCTCGCCCTGGAACTAAAAAAGCCTGGCGGCAACATAGTTAACGAATGCATGGAACGTGGTTATTTGATTAACTGCATTCAGCAAAATGTATTGCGGTTTCTTCCACCGCTCAATATTTCCAGGAAAGATATTGATGGAATGATTGCAGTGCTATCTGACAGCCTGTCCAAGCTAAAATAA
- a CDS encoding ComF family protein produces the protein MPFKRVNIFGGILRGFRKILDFIFPQNCISCEGNINESDYFLCSGCRGDIGFIRQPYCFRCGIPADISYENPHEEFVCGECRQNTCQFDQARSLGFYDTVLRKAIHHFKYRRQMGVLPEVDRLLKKYFDENPDFCRGFTVSPVPLHFNKMKERGFDQAFLIARQVAMILKLPLEGGLLRRVRETSAQANMTRMERAKNIKGAFEVNRPELVEGKNILLVDDVFTTGATVNEAAGTLKKNGAGTVHVFTLGRVVVGKSSGL, from the coding sequence ATGCCGTTTAAACGAGTAAATATATTTGGCGGGATATTACGTGGTTTTAGAAAAATTCTGGATTTTATATTTCCTCAAAACTGCATTTCGTGCGAAGGCAACATCAATGAGTCAGATTATTTTCTTTGTTCGGGTTGCAGGGGGGATATAGGGTTTATCCGGCAGCCATATTGTTTTCGGTGTGGAATTCCGGCTGACATATCATATGAAAACCCTCATGAAGAGTTTGTGTGCGGGGAATGTCGACAAAACACTTGTCAATTTGATCAAGCCAGAAGCCTGGGGTTTTATGATACGGTTTTGCGCAAAGCTATTCATCACTTCAAATACCGCAGGCAGATGGGTGTGCTTCCAGAGGTGGATCGACTTCTAAAAAAATATTTTGACGAGAACCCTGATTTTTGCCGGGGCTTTACTGTGTCACCTGTGCCGTTGCATTTCAACAAAATGAAGGAGAGAGGATTTGACCAGGCATTTTTAATTGCCCGGCAAGTGGCTATGATTTTAAAACTTCCTCTTGAAGGTGGGTTGTTGCGTCGTGTGAGGGAAACGAGTGCTCAGGCAAACATGACACGTATGGAAAGGGCCAAAAACATTAAGGGGGCTTTTGAGGTTAACCGTCCTGAGTTGGTTGAAGGCAAAAATATCTTGTTGGTGGATGATGTGTTTACAACAGGAGCAACAGTGAATGAAGCCGCTGGAACATTAAAGAAAAATGGCGCTGGAACAGTTCATGTTTTCACGCTTGGTAGAGTGGTTGTGGGAAAAAGTTCCGGCTTATGA